From the genome of Xyrauchen texanus isolate HMW12.3.18 chromosome 7, RBS_HiC_50CHRs, whole genome shotgun sequence:
GTTCATATGTGAAAAACGGTAGACGATTATCTTTCTGTCTTGATCAGTGAAAGGGTCGCATTTAACTTACTGAGCACAAATGACTGTTAAAACGAATGGCTTTATGTTTTGATACATTTGGTAAAGCAAGTCGGCGTGGGAGGAGTCATGGCGTCAGCGTATAAAGACCATCTCACGATCTTTTCTCGTTCCTTCGCACTTCCTCCAAGCACAGGGCACACGTTTGCACACGAGGTCTCAACGGTAACTTCTAACAATGGGCTTTGGTGATCTCAAAACTCCCGCTGGCCTCAAAGTTTTGAATGACTTTCTGGCAGACAAAAGTTACATCGAGGGGTAAGCTATTATctgcttttttattattgatcaatGTATTCCGTTGGCTGCATAAACTCAGTATGTCCAATAGACTGTACTACAAAAAGAATAACTGACTAATATATACATCATGTTTGACCGAGTCTGTCGTTGCAGGATGTGTATAATAGGTTCCCTCTCCCCCAGAATTAATCAGCTATGTTGTTAACTGTCGCGATTCATGTGGACGTTTAAAAAAATTTGCAATTATGTAATGAGATTCCAGACTATTCACAAATCCACCTCTCTATTTTCAAATGGTGGAAATCGCTGATTACACATTGTCTTGCCAGGTATGTGCCGTCTCAGGCTGATGTTGCGGTGTTTGATGCCATGTCTGGTGCCCCCTCAGCTGACCTCTGCCATGCCTTGCGGTGGTACAACCACATTAAGTCTTACCAGAAGGAGAAGGGCAGGTAACCTAGTTTTGTTGTGACTCTTTATGCTCTCTTAGAACATTAGTTTCTTCAGTATATGATGATTTTATCACCATCTTTCGCCTGAGACAATGATGCACAATCTTTTAAAACTCTGATATGGCTGGGAAACACTCCATCCATGACCGGTGTGCCCATGCAGTTGTATATAGACTCAATCTCCTGTTTCTGAATGTCTGTAGCCTTCCAGGTGTAAAGAAGCCCCTTGGTCAGTATGGCCCTGCTGGTGTGGAGGACACAACTGCCGCAgataatgaagatgatgatgacatTGATCTGTTCGGTTCTGATGAGGAAGAGGTAAGTTCAGCTGTAGTGTTGTTTATGCGTTTTGACCGAACTGGACACATGATGATTTCTCACCATCTTTCGGCTGATGTTGTGATGACGCCTTTTATTCCTGATGACCAGTTTGTAGAAAAATGTCCAGTCAATCACTGTACGTGAGAGCGGGAacactaaaaatatttatttttctacagGATGAGGAGACCACAAAGATCAAGGAGGAGAGGCTTGCAGCTTACAATGCAAAGAAGTCCAAGAGTACGTTGTTTTGTTGTCCTTGAATGTATATAATGTTATGTGGAAACTTTGACTAGTTTAATGATGATCTTTCTCACCATCTTTCGGCTGAATCATGTGATTGACGCTCTTCTTAACCTGAAATTTACTAGTCATTTAATTGGGTGATTTTGATTCTTTTGTGTATTTGATCAATAGCATCACCCTTTTTGCTTTTTAATGTCCGATCAGAGCCTGCACTTATCGCCAAGTCTTCCATTCTGTTGGACGTCAAGCCCTGGGATGATGAAACCGATATGGCCAAGCTTGAGGAGTGTGTACGCACCATTCAGTTGGATGGTCTAGTTTGGGGACAATGTAAGTCCTAAGGCTGTGTTCCCCATATTTTGTAATTCCAGTTCCAAATTGCTGTTCACAAAATTAGGTTTAATATAATATCAACTATGAAGTtcataaaagtcatttttaaaattTTGCCATTTTAGTTCCCAGTTATAAGGACATTagaggcctttttttttttttttttttctgaaatagttttgtgctCCCTTGCAATGAATTCACCAtggatttactacagtaaccatgatttGAAACCACAGTGATAATACAGGGAAACTTTGtggctatggttttactatacaaatagtttaactatggttttactgtagtagtATTGTAGAccgtagtaaccatagtttttgaaGGAAATTGTTTTACTACAGAAATTGTAGGAACACTAACTGTAGTTGGCTAACACCCCTCCcatggaaaccatggttttaatacagtatgctgtatccatatagtaaccttggttttactatagattatGGTTGTTCTTGTGAAAAATTATGGTTTACAAAGTCAAATACCATGAGTAAGTTTTGGGTTCTGTATTTATTACTATGGTTTCAatatgaatatcaaggttaaaatctGAATACTGTAGTGCCATGGTGAATTTCTTGTGAGGgcttgcaaaactatttcagagggaAAAAATTATGCCCTGCCATCTAAGGGCCTCAGTACAGTTTGGTCTTTCAATAgactattttatttttcttgtgtaCAGCTAAACTGTTGCCTGTTGGCTATGGCATCAAAAAGCTGCAGATTGCCTGTGTGGTGGAGGATGACAAAGTTGGAACAGACCAGTTGGAGGAACTGATCACCGCATTTGAAGACTATGTGCAGTCCATGGATGTGGCAGCCTTCAACAAGATCTAAAACCTCACAGCAAAAAGCATTAATCCAATAAAGGCACttcaaatgcattttgtttcTTGTTAAGTGTACTTCAGTGTTCGGTTTAGCATTAAAATGTTTGACTGGCCAGTACTAATGAAAAGCAAAATGTCAAAACCCACTTtttagaaaggaaaaaaaaaatgcataaaatgaatgttGGAACACATGGAGATCTCCGGTATACAGTTCTGATGTCCTGGCCTGGAAAAGTAATTGTTCTTGTTCTAAACTTGAACCGGCTAGAAATGGATTCTTGTGATTGCAATCGCagtaaagtttttttaatttgtattacgTTTGTTTCATTAACTATTGGAAAAGTCACGGGTCAAGAAGTTTGGAACCCTGTACGTAGCTTGATTCGTGTAGTGTTATTAGGGTAGAGTCTGAATCTTCAATGAAGGTCAAAATCCGCCGCGTACTTTTATTACTGGGCGGGTTCCCACGATTTGCTATCACGTCACATTGGCAGATCTGTGCCAAATGCTGAGATCGATGGGATCTAAGTGGAACAACATCTAACATCAGGTGAAAAGATTAAGACTGCAACCTCACCATGTCCGTAAATTTTGTAGCTCATATTGGTGTACATATTTACCATGCCGCTTTCCATTTGTCATGTTAAGTATCTATATAGCTTGCCAAGTGAACTAGCATAGCATGCTATCTCAAACAGCATTTTCCGAGACATAAACAACGCATGTAATATTAAACCGTGGCGAAAGTTTTAATTTGCGTTTTGTGTAAATTGGTTTGGCGATATCCGAATACACTTATTTACCGGGTATGTGTGTACAGGCCGGTTCCCTAAAAATACGTGCTACCAACACTATATTCGCATAGTTTAAGGGTTTGGGATGAGTAGTTAAAAGCTGGTCATTAAACAACGTTGAAATTGTATGACGAGATCAGTCACTGTTTTGTCTTAACATGCAATGATGTAATAAAATACAGAACATACTGGAGTTGTCGATATTAATTGGGATACTTGCAGAACAGTGCTAAAGTAGTGTCTGATTTGTATTAATGTATCTTTTGACCTCGatgtattttgtattaaatatctaACGATAGATTAGTGCATGTGCAAGAGATTTTGTAAGCGTCGTATTCTAATTCAAATTTATGGATCATTTATCTGTAGATGCGACTTTTATCTTACACGTGGCTGTACGCATAAATATGGCGATGTGACTCGCAAACTTTAGTCAAGCCATCCTCCATGTAGGTGAGTacaaaaatgctgtttatttaATGGGATGTTCTTTGTTCTAAGGTTGCAAAATTTTATTGGGCACAAATTTACATTACAGTATTTGCTggcaattaaatgtttcttttaaaaaagaaaaatatataacaagAAATTTAATTTTAAGAGCTGTTACAAGGGAGAAAATGATAAATATGTACCCAGGCGGCTAAAattatggaataatgtacagattttgcacttttatagaaagaaatttgtagttttattcaccaaagtggcattcaactgatcacaatgtagagtcaggacattaataacgtgaaaaattactgtaataattaaaaaaattcttaaactacaaagagttatcattttaaaaaaatcattgtgcagcaatgacagctttgcagatccttggcattctagctgtccgtatttccagatactcgggtgacatttccccccacacttcctgtagcacttgccatttatgtgtcttgttgggcacttctcacacacctaaTGCCtccacactacacgactttcagaGACGTctgatcgtggtaccgttcatattgcacaactgtctgtcttgtcatggaagtcgtggcgttttcaaattacacgacgaatcggCGACAGGTGTGAACACAAGACATTTTACTGTTGACGAATCCCTGacaactctgcctggactccaaattatgtttcgcaacagagtacatgcgagatacgaaaacaaatatgttatgcatttcagaatatgacgtgtatgtttttaatcgcctcaaggcctcatatattttattggttgcaatatgaaaaagtaccttctACTGAAAagtctacctatttgcttacctgactgtccaagagaattggctaTTTCTCttcaacacttctctttctccacccagttgtggtacagttcagatgaaatatAAATAcgcgctggtgctcctgccaatgttccactaattttcctcaatttcttcggtccaatgagactttctgcAGGTACATCAGGGCTCCTctcactgaaacttcccgtgccctgtttcttgctctctcattggctgtaggtcaacactgcagttgtattcagtcaaaacatatttcacattgcacgatttggaatcgcagacaggtccagatatttaacattctagatctCGCTGACGTCAGCGATGCGTCTCACATCGCGTCTTTGAtcattcatacattgcgatcgtcactcacgggagcgagctccgatttgcctatgatttcgggcttttgtcggagatctccacaaaactgtcgcaagcgaaaatcgggcttaaaatcgcgTTAGTGTAAACTCGCCactatagtctagctgatccacaaaagttaaatggggttaagatccgtaacacactcttccaattatttgttgttcaatgtctgtgtttctttgcccactttaacctttatttctgattcaaaaatggctttttctttgcaatttcttccataaggcctgcacccctgagtcttctctttacttttgtatatgaaactggtgttgagcgagtagaattaaatgaagctgccagctgaggacatatgaggcatctatttctcaaactagagactctgatgtacttatcctcttgtttagttgtacatctggccttccacatctctttctgtccttgttacagcCAGTTGTCCTATGcctttgaagactatagtgtatacctttgtatgaaatcttcagttttttggaggcaatttcaagcattgtatagacttcattcctcaaaccaatgattgactgatgagtttttagagaaagctctagagtttctttttttgtgccattttttttttttacctaatattgaccttatgacatgccagtctattgcatactgtggcaactcaaactcaaaaacaaacacaaaggtaATATTAAGTTTAATTTAACAAGCCAAATGGCTTTCAActgtttgatttaatggcaagtgattttctagtaccaaatgagcaatttagcattattactcaaagataaggtgttggagtgatggcttctggaaatggggcctgtctagatttaatcaaaaataacttttttcaaatagtgatggtgctgtttttttttacatcagtaatgtcctgattatacctTGTTATCAGTTAAATTAATAAAGATAATAAATTAAAGCactaatttccttccgaaacaacgaaatctgtacattattccaaatgtttggctgccagtgtatatataaagtattaAATGTATAAGTAGTGAAATGTCAAAACTGTGCAAAACTGGAATGCAGTGTGCAGTATGATGTCTCTCACTTTccgttaatgaatggaaccttattaagTGTTACTCTGATCCTTCCAGACAGTATAATGCCCTTGGAGGAGGGACCTCAATCATCTGCAAAATGTAAGGCACTTTTAAATCACACATCTCATTTTGGGTTTTTTCCGCATGCAAAGACTGTTTTTGAGCAGACGGCATGATGCAGTGAAAACATTGAGTGGGCACGTGTaattgttacatgttttatagATGCAGAGAGGCGTCCAGCTGATATGGCCACCCTGTGAGTTATCATGTGATAAACATAACTTACCAACTCCTCAAACTGAAAATAAGTTCAGCATTTGTAACAATCCACTAGCCATGCCATTATGTGTAGTAGTAATTAAATCACAGACCTAACACTATTtttccacatttacatttatgcatttggcagacgcttttatccaaagcgacttacagagcccttattacagggacaatccccctggagcaacctggagttaagttccttgctcaaggacacaatggtggtggatgtggatgtgctcgaaccagcatccttttgattaccagattaccagttatgtgcttagaccactacaccaccaccactccataataaatggagtggtggtggtgtactcTTGGATACTCTTGGATACTCCAAGAGTATATTGGTTAAATTCACTATATAATCCTATCTAAATCTATTGTTTATCTTCCCTAAAGGACTAGTAGAGGGGAAGAGCCTGTTGCCGGTCCTTCTATCTCCCAAAGACAAGGTTATTGTAGCTGCTGTCAAGTTCTGTACAGCAGTGTGGAACAGGTGCATAACTCTGATATTCCTATATGATTCATTCCATTTTAATTACTTGAAGTTAATGTTTGGTTTAAACGTAGATTAGTAGTTTCCTTTAAAGAATACATGGCTAATACTAACCACTACCGGATATATAATACACATTATAGTACATTTAAATGTCAGTGGATCTCCTTATGGCTTGAAGATTTTCTAGggacagctgtggctcagttggtagagcgggtcagctgccaatcgcagggttggtggtttgattcccggcccacacaactccacatgcagaagtgtccttgggcaaaacactgaaccccaagttgctcccaatggcaggctagcgccttgcatggcagccctgccaccattggtgtatgagtgtgtgtgtgtgaatgggtgattgggaaacagtgtaaagcgctttggtaacctctaaggttaaaaaaagcactatataagtgcagaccatttaccattctatCATGTTCAAATTGATGATAAACAAAAGTATTTAGAATTATTCTTATTATGACTTCATTTAGGGTATTGTAACTAAGCAATTGTTGTTGAATCCTGTAGCACATCTTGAGTGCCCAACATAGAGAAGTGGTGCGAGCTGCTCGGGCTAATGTATCTTCTGGAAGTTTGTTAGAAAGATTCCTCCAGGATGTGCTTCAACATCATCCCCATCGCTACAGTGATACACGGTATGCCTGGATTTATCTTATTTAGCCTTATTGGCTTGCATGTTTGGTTATCATATTAACCATAAaatatttatgaggaaaaaaaaatatttgctgtttttgacaatttttaattatatacttttttattttaataaaaaaaatcatttatatatatatatatatatatatatatatatatataaaacgtttTTCCGTAGGCATCCCCATGCTGACTTACCTTCTCTCGCCACCCCACCTATTCCAAAAGAGGTGCTATCGGAGGTGTACTGTGGATCAGATGATGATGGTGTCTCTGTTGGGACACGTGAGGAGATGCCCACATCTGATGAAGAGTCCTGCCAAATGCTGCAAATTGCAGCCTCAACTCCAGCAGTAAAGACTGAACGTACTGCAACTACACATGTACAAACTGCTTCCCAAATAGGGAAAATGGTGCCTGAACTACCTCCTCCTGAAAAGTGTTCCCACACACAAGGATTTTTGCCCAGGACTAGCGGCTCTGCCAATGACAAACCACATACATTACAATTTATATTACCAATTCAGAGAAAAAGTTCACAAACACACCCCTCTGGCGATCCCTGTGCTTCAGGATGTCCACCAGTCACCAAGGCTGGAGACACTGAACACGGAAAAGCACACAGGAAAACCAATAGGGATAAAGAGGGGAATGACTCCATTGCAGCTTCCCGAGCCCCACCAGCAGTGAAGTGCATTACCTCAAAGGACCAGCCTGCAACCTTTCAATCAGTGGCTGAGGAATCCACAATGTGGACTTCTGCACTGCCACCTTGGAAAGGCCCCCATAGGGAACAAACGTTTAGTCATCTATCTGACCAAATTCGAGATGTGATAGAGGAGGTTATTGAAAAGCACTGTTATGGCCACAGTCTCAAAGTTGACCACCAAGAGGACGATGGCAGCATTCTTCTGAGTCCTCAGTCTAGGAGTGAATCCAAAAGCAGTGAAGAATGGGACAATGCGATACAGATGGCTTTGGGAAAAGCTAAGGGTGAGGAGAAGAATTTAGCTGAGTTACTTGAAGTGCATATCAACCTTGAAAACCAAGGATACCAGACTCAACTAGACACAGCCCTGAACACGGTTATGATTATGGAAACAGAGCATGAGGGATCCAAGGAGAGTGTTGCTGAGGAGGTATTTCCCAATCTTCCCCACATACCAGAGTCCTTTGTTGGAAAAACATGGACACAGGTGATGTTTGAAGATGACATGAAGATAGATTCCATAGTGAGAGAGTTCCAACAAGGTCAGTTCCATTGCTATTTTGATAGTGAATCCTTGGCTAGGTTTGGAAAACACCATAAAAAAAGGAGAAAGTACAGGAACCAGGGGAAAAAAGCAAAAGCAGATTCTGCAGGATGGGAGCCTGCAGACATTCTTCCTCTCATGGAGCACAATGAGGAAGATCCAAAACTTCCAGCTGTTTTGTTGAAGAGAACAAGACAAAAACTTTTTAGAATAGCATCACGTTGCCAAGTGGTAAAAGTAAGCCACGGCACACAAACCGTCCCCCTAAGTTGTCCTATGGTGCGCCTGAAATCAACACAAGAAACATGTACCTCACCTCACAGCCACAAGCCCCAGCAATGTCCTATCCCTGAAAGGACCCCTGACATGAAGACCAGACATTGTGCTTTGAAGCTTCCTGCTTCTTACTGCAAGATCATGAGTCCTATACAGCCCAAAACTATGGTATATGTGCTTTCTTCCCCAGATGGAGGTCAAGGAATTTCCAAGCCGACCCCTGCTAAGAAAGCAGGAAGGAAGCGAAAGTCATGTGACAGCAATGTCTCCCTAAAGTACAAGTACAAAAAGACACCTCTTAAATACTATGACCCTTTGACCAACAGGATCT
Proteins encoded in this window:
- the eef1b2 gene encoding elongation factor 1-beta, giving the protein MGFGDLKTPAGLKVLNDFLADKSYIEGYVPSQADVAVFDAMSGAPSADLCHALRWYNHIKSYQKEKGSLPGVKKPLGQYGPAGVEDTTAADNEDDDDIDLFGSDEEEDEETTKIKEERLAAYNAKKSKKPALIAKSSILLDVKPWDDETDMAKLEECVRTIQLDGLVWGQSKLLPVGYGIKKLQIACVVEDDKVGTDQLEELITAFEDYVQSMDVAAFNKI
- the zdbf2 gene encoding DBF4-type zinc finger-containing protein 2 isoform X1 → MPLEEGPQSSAKYAERRPADMATLTSRGEEPVAGPSISQRQGYCSCCQVLYSSVEQHILSAQHREVVRAARANVSSGSLLERFLQDVLQHHPHRYSDTRHPHADLPSLATPPIPKEVLSEVYCGSDDDGVSVGTREEMPTSDEESCQMLQIAASTPAVKTERTATTHVQTASQIGKMVPELPPPEKCSHTQGFLPRTSGSANDKPHTLQFILPIQRKSSQTHPSGDPCASGCPPVTKAGDTEHGKAHRKTNRDKEGNDSIAASRAPPAVKCITSKDQPATFQSVAEESTMWTSALPPWKGPHREQTFSHLSDQIRDVIEEVIEKHCYGHSLKVDHQEDDGSILLSPQSRSESKSSEEWDNAIQMALGKAKGEEKNLAELLEVHINLENQGYQTQLDTALNTVMIMETEHEGSKESVAEEVFPNLPHIPESFVGKTWTQVMFEDDMKIDSIVREFQQGQFHCYFDSESLARFGKHHKKRRKYRNQGKKAKADSAGWEPADILPLMEHNEEDPKLPAVLLKRTRQKLFRIASRCQVVKVSHGTQTVPLSCPMVRLKSTQETCTSPHSHKPQQCPIPERTPDMKTRHCALKLPASYCKIMSPIQPKTMVYVLSSPDGGQGISKPTPAKKAGRKRKSCDSNVSLKYKYKKTPLKYYDPLTNRILKSPPKGMPSLTNSKSLSHVRQLFRSLSTDINNERQSLGQGQSSSGSRKGHGRSCMVDLCTSTSGSCLESGGPSEPGSSLSSSRKALINRSSISTTSCFLMGHLAPSASHMDDSSKGLPRSCAGSSYMVGGSEQEKHHKQTQDDQTPIRRSSRKAGTLTPAKRPPVPPYRTKRKSTKPQPKAKSQGTLQRTVTPCISVECRTSPRNKSPAMASLRSSSSSKLAIQPVITPSSKQIHTILSASQQKRVRGRNTTVHIAD
- the zdbf2 gene encoding DBF4-type zinc finger-containing protein 2 isoform X2; its protein translation is MPTSDEESCQMLQIAASTPAVKTERTATTHVQTASQIGKMVPELPPPEKCSHTQGFLPRTSGSANDKPHTLQFILPIQRKSSQTHPSGDPCASGCPPVTKAGDTEHGKAHRKTNRDKEGNDSIAASRAPPAVKCITSKDQPATFQSVAEESTMWTSALPPWKGPHREQTFSHLSDQIRDVIEEVIEKHCYGHSLKVDHQEDDGSILLSPQSRSESKSSEEWDNAIQMALGKAKGEEKNLAELLEVHINLENQGYQTQLDTALNTVMIMETEHEGSKESVAEEVFPNLPHIPESFVGKTWTQVMFEDDMKIDSIVREFQQGQFHCYFDSESLARFGKHHKKRRKYRNQGKKAKADSAGWEPADILPLMEHNEEDPKLPAVLLKRTRQKLFRIASRCQVVKVSHGTQTVPLSCPMVRLKSTQETCTSPHSHKPQQCPIPERTPDMKTRHCALKLPASYCKIMSPIQPKTMVYVLSSPDGGQGISKPTPAKKAGRKRKSCDSNVSLKYKYKKTPLKYYDPLTNRILKSPPKGMPSLTNSKSLSHVRQLFRSLSTDINNERQSLGQGQSSSGSRKGHGRSCMVDLCTSTSGSCLESGGPSEPGSSLSSSRKALINRSSISTTSCFLMGHLAPSASHMDDSSKGLPRSCAGSSYMVGGSEQEKHHKQTQDDQTPIRRSSRKAGTLTPAKRPPVPPYRTKRKSTKPQPKAKSQGTLQRTVTPCISVECRTSPRNKSPAMASLRSSSSSKLAIQPVITPSSKQIHTILSASQQKRVRGRNTTVHIAD